In the genome of Hydractinia symbiolongicarpus strain clone_291-10 chromosome 5, HSymV2.1, whole genome shotgun sequence, one region contains:
- the LOC130644216 gene encoding BRCA2 and CDKN1A-interacting protein-like: MNLQDKKKKKRRAAAATATLTNNDSNEESSSDSEENASSDEDTDSVENINVEFEAQTPVDNDFHGIKQLLLRVFLTLHLDISELTDIIISQSSIGSTIKIVDDEEDEIYGIVSVLSLKKYKEKTCIKELKKELLSKCKSSSHELSTKLKKLFNEKNIGFIVNERFINIPSQIAVPFHNSIWEEVEQAKSEDKLHDFDYLMLLSKTLKPSSIEPQKKEGEGSKAKKKKKQENNSEVEYTNFEDELFFKESELSFSYNVTEATGLAVGGSWNFEDQTMNSYRTVMLIPTTKWKNVLTEIEKMVD; this comes from the exons ATGAACTTGCaagataagaaaaagaaaaagagaagagCAGCAGCTGCTACTGCCACGTTAACAAACAATGATTCCAATGAAGAAAGCTCCAGTGACAGTGAAGAAAATGCTTCAAGTGATGAGGACACAGATAGCGTTGAG aACATTAATGTTGAATTTGAAGCACAAACTCCAGTGGATAATGATTTCCATGGAATAAAGCAACTTCTTTTAAgg gtgTTTCTCACGTTGCACTTAGATATTTCAGAATTAactgatattattatttcacagtcCTCGATTGGCAGTACAATAAAA ATCGTTGATGATGAAGAAGATGAAATTTATGGTATCGTTTCTGTGCTTAGTTTAAAAAAGTACAAA GAAAAGACATGCATAAAGGAACTTAAAAAAGAATTACTATCAAAATGTAAATCTTCCTCTCATGAGTTGTCAACCAAACTGAAGAAATTATTTAACGAGAAAAATATTGGCTTTATTGTCAACGAAAGGTTTATCAATATTCCTTCACAGATTGCTGTTCCATTTCATAACTCCATTTG GGAGGAAGTAGAGCAAGCAAAATCTGAG gaCAAGCTGCACGATTTCGATTATTTAATGTTGttatcaaaaacattaaaacctTCTTCAATAGAACCTCAGAAAAAAGAAGGTGAAGGTAGTAAAgccaagaaaaaaaagaaacaagagaATAATTCGGAAGTGGAATATACAAATTTTGAGGATGAACTGTTTTTTAAG gagTCCGAACTGAGTTTTAGTTACAATGTTACAGAAGCAACTGGTCTTGCAGTCGGAGGCAGTTGGAATTTCGAAGATCAGACAATGAATTCTTATAGGACTGTTATGCTTATTCCAACAACAAAATGGAAAAATGTATTGACTGAAATTGAGAAGATGGTTGATTAA
- the LOC130644214 gene encoding RNA/RNP complex-1-interacting phosphatase-like, which produces MGFIPDRWLAYSCCGKPIKGVPIVAFKTPLANRYNRQPHHKDGGTYLEEDQQFTPEQLCKQIEELGYQLAVVIDLTFTFRYYNGANELEEYHGVQYKKVKCEGQRVPSDQVSDRVSEIMNDVIYQHGRDSKRLVGIHCTHGVNRTGYLVCRYMIEWLGFTPEKAIEAFNESRGHNLEREGYLEDLMKRTPKTQFDEYKKERDKKENEEDKNEWNEDINDFENFTEPKTIANNRYESRWEPPPDRQDDEYSNNYRNHPYRGKFRRDDRYYRDDRRNCNSWHNRNKPYYRNRDDERKFYEDDLPTGDKFISGPSNADQLHENNS; this is translated from the exons atgggtTTTATACCTGACAG ATGGTTGGCTTATTCATGCTGTGGAAAACCAATCAAAGGTGTACCTATTGTCGCATTTAAAACCCCATTAGCAAAC CGTTACAATCGCCAACCTCATCATAAAGATGGTGGAACCTATCTGGAGGAAGACCAACA ATTTACTCCAGAACAACTTTGCAAGCAGATTGAAGAGCTTGGTTACCAGCTAGCTGTTGTTATTGACCTTACATTCACATTTCGCTATTACAATGGAGCAAAT GAACTTGAAGAGTATCATGGTGTTCAgtacaaaaaagtaaaatgtGAAGGTCAACGTGTGCCAAGTGATCAAGTTTCAGACag agtCTCTGAAATTATGAACGATGTTATATATCAACATGGAAGAGACAGTAAAA GACTTGTCGGCATTCATTGTACGCATGGTGTAAACAGGACTGGCTATTTGGTGTGTCGATACATGATTGAATGGTTGGGATTTACACCAGAAAAAGCTATAGAAG CCTTCAATGAATCTCGTGGACACAATTTAGAAAGGGAAGGTTATTTGGAAGATCTGATGAAAAGAACACCAAAAAC ACAATTTgatgaatataaaaaagaacgaGATAAGAAGGAAAATGAGGAGGATAAAAATGAATGGAACGAAGATATAAATGACTTTGAAAATTTCACTGAACCAAAAACAATCGCTAATAATCGATATGAATCGAGATGGGAGCCGCCGCCCGATCGACAAGACGATGAATATAGTAATAATTATCGCAATCACCCGTATCGTGGAAAGTTTCGCCGCGACGATCGTTATTATCGGGATGACCGACGAAATTGTAACTCGTGGCATAATAGAAATAAGCCGTACTACCGAAACCGAGATGACGAGCGTAAATTTTATGAAGATGATCTCCCGACAGGCGATAAATTTATTTCAGGACCTTCGAACGCTGATCAACTTCATGAAAATAATAGCTAA
- the LOC130644217 gene encoding reactive oxygen species modulator 1-like — translation MQQRPGQPSCFDRMKMGFMIGFAVGISSAGLFGTYSALRMGLRGRELLSSVGKVMLQGGGTFGTFMCIGTAIRC, via the exons ATGCAGCAAAGACCTGGACAACCGTCATGTTTCGATCGAATGAAAATGGGATTCATGATTGGTTTTGCTGTCGGAATTAGTTCTGCTGGATTATTTGGAACTTACTCTGCTTTAAG GATGGGATTGAGAGGAAGAGAGTTATTATCTAGTGTTGGAAAAGTCATGCTACAAGGTGGTGGCACTTTTGGTACTTTTATGTGCATTGGGACAGCAATCAGATGTTAA
- the LOC130644209 gene encoding synaptonemal complex protein 1-like, producing the protein MTTQQKMAFHMMRNHNVRHQLHQNVQQRKLQNHQNNQQQFQHPQQQQFTKQAVDVAKDTEKLQNDQQRLTTLHSKLHKEAEKIRHWKSEKEMEIKQKERSLSDAVQTIDSLRKSIIELQFQNEEFSSKLHEKEIEKEETEQRMHTVREMANVLRDQMTQLENRIAKGEQDKEEINQINQNIIEQNQNLVLKFQELDIGQATMIEKNSKQVQLLHSKHETEVKDLQANIRHLENQVITLIETKTVQEKSINEYIEQMRKNEEQIGNLQQELSKDKEKLQHAEQVMYAQEQKLTQATKITDDVSKQLQICNEKLIETDNKLKEIKKEKEAHEKHAIEVENIYSKEINSLQTDIKDMSVSIQEKISEVEKLSIENEEQKEIIAKMETDELEQTKTSDELKIKITKLEEDAKLYVEIKQDLAKEVQESSRKLTEAESQISEMINENSLLQKKMEELSEEIITLNRERESLYGQIGTGNDAIKSIQNQIQEKEEIINEYATKIAECESKLKEAEKNIDILSKSNDDLKKMQNDVKEKITTKDQEIMLLKQLNNDKEKHCQVKDENLNTAQKEIDCLSSKIAEYERDMAQLSAQEQEQVETMKSELAGQEKKAEDLGNKTKSLQSQIAVKTKQNKNLERENKNLKNQQKKTAEKNNKLEETVKVLEEEINMSKTKISELSKALESANLENKSKEAEFDVAQREFCATLEQYKLENDKIVEEHVKENRDLKTHLEEIKLRCSNENDVLRQNVHQANQLIENQRVKILELEAGITTISVKDRAIAELENTIKVIQDKLAVENEKNKSIEEQYNNLLEKNKSMKNQLSDDERPAQDRVVPTTPKLTTEESIAVTPHSILRTSQSYRGKRVLFTGVANEHKTSPMDIENTDETPWKPVTPLLPMQKSVTKAKNIRFSPKPSPLVLQQMEEDERRAHSPGPKIKKLNRISRRTDEKQPNQPKSKNGDGKFTNEKNAFLNSAKRNIYNSPRAVLGRTKESPHSSLLKNKMKKLKSNIKKNKDQNLSWFDADNIFGFDG; encoded by the exons ATGACGACACAGCAAAAAATGGCTTTTCATATGATGAGAAATCACAATGTGAGACACCAATTACACCAGAACGTTCAACAACGGAAATTGCAAAACCATCAAAACAACCAACAGCAGTTTCAGCatccacaacaacaacagttcACAAAGCAGGCTGTTGATGTTGCGAAGGACACTGAAAAGTTACAAAATGATCAACAGAGGCTAACGACTTTGCACTCAAAACTTCATAAGGAAGCAGAAAAGATACGACATTGGAAATCTGAGAAAGAAATGGaaatcaaacaaaaagaaaggaGTTTATCAGATGCTGTCCAAACAATAGATTCACTAAGGAAGTCTATTATTGAACTTCAATTTCAAAATGAAGAGTTTAGTTCTAAATTACACGAGAAAGAGATCGAAAAAGAAGAAACAGAACAAAGAATGCATACAGTTAGAGAGATGGCAAATGTTTTAAGAGATCAAATGACACAGCTTGAAAACCGAATTGCGAAAG GAGAACAAGATAAGGAAGAAATCAaccaaataaatcaaaacataatTGAACAAAATCAAAACCTTGTTCTCAAGTTCCAAGAACTGGATATTGGTCAAGCGACGATGATCGAGAAGAATTCAAAGCAAGTTCAATTGCTACATAGTAAACATGAAACGGAG GTGAAAGACCTGCAAGCAAACATTCGACACTTAGAAAACCAAGTGATAACATTAATTGAAACCAAAACAGTACAGGAAAAATCTATCAATGAATACATAGAACAGATGAGAAAGAATGAAGAACAAATAGGCAACTTGCAGCAAGAGCTCTCCAAAGACAAAGAAAAGCTGCAGCATGCTGAACAG GTAATGTATGCGCAGGAGCAAAAATTGACCCAAGCTACTAAAATTACAGACGATGTGTCAAAACAACTGCAAATatgtaatgaaaaattaattgaaacagataacaaattaaaagaaattaaaaaagaaaaggaagcTCATGAAAAACATGCGATAGAAGTTGAAAATATATACTCAAAAGAAATTAACTCTCTGCAAACAGATATTAAAGATATGTCAGTGAGTATTCAGGAGAAAATTAGCGAAGTGGAGAAGTTAAGTATTGAAAATGAAGAACAAAAAGAAATCATTGCAAAAATGGAGACGGATGAATtggagcaaacaaaaaccagtgATGAATTGAAAATAAAGATAACAAAGTTAGAAGAAGATGCAAAACTCTATGTCGAAATAAAACAAGACTTAGCTAAAGAGGTCCAAGAGTCTTCCAGAAAATTAACCGAAGCTGAATCACAGATATCAGAAATGATAAATGAAAACTCACTTCTTCAAAAAAAGATGGAAGAGTTATCAGAAGAAATAATAACTTTAAACAGAGAAAGGGAATCTTTATACGGACAAATTGGCACTGGCAATGATGCAATAAAATCTATACAAAATCAGattcaagaaaaagaagaaattatcAATGAATACGCTACTAAAATAGCTGAATGTGAAAGTAAATTGaaagaagcagaaaaaaataTCGATATCCTTTCAAAATCAAATGATGACCTTAAAAAAATGCAGAATGACGTAAAAGAAAAAATCACAACCAAGGATCAGGAAATAATGCTGTTAAAACAACTAAATAATGATAAGGAGAAACATTGCCAAGTAAAAGATGAAAACCTAAACACTGCTCAAAAAGAAATCGATTGCCTCTCCTCTAAAATAGCTGAATACGAACGTGACATGGCCCAGTTAAGTGCACAGGAGCAAGAGCAGGTTGAAACGATGAAATCCGAGTTAGCTGGACAAGAGAAAAAGGCTGAAGATTTGGGAAATAAAACGAAATCTCTCCAATCTCAAATAGctgtgaaaacaaaacaaaataaaaatttagaaagagaaaataaaaatttaaagaatcaacaaaagaaaacagCTGAAAAGAACAACAAGTTAGAAGAGACCGTAAAAGTATTAGAGGAAGAAATCAATAtgagtaaaacaaaaataagcgAGCTATCTAAAGCACTAGAATcagcaaacctggaaaataAATCAAAGGAAGCTGAATTTGATGTGGCACAACGCGAATTCTGTGCAACGTTGGAGCAATATAAACTAGAGAACGATAAGATAGTTGAAGAACACGTGAAAGAGAATAGGGATTTAAAAACCCATcttgaagaaataaaattgcGTTGCTCTAATGAAAATGACGTATTGAG GCAGAACGTCCACCAAGCGAACCAGCTGATTGAAAATCAGAGAGTAAAAATTTTAGAGTTAGAAGCAGGAATTACTACAATATCAGTCAAGGATCGTGCGATAGCAGAGCTAGAAAATACTATCAAGGTAATACAAGATAAACTTGctgttgaaaatgaaaaaaacaaatcaatagAAGAGCAATACAATAATTTGTTAGAAAAGAACAAATCTATG aaaaatcaaTTAAGTGATGACGAGAGACCTGCACAAGACAGAGTTGTACCAACGACGCCCAAACTTACCACAGAAGAATCCATTGCAGTCACACCGCATAGCATTTTAAGAACAAGTCAATCTTACCGAGGAAAAAGAGTATTGTTTACAG GTGTCGCTAATGAACACAAAACGTCACCAATGGATATTGAAAACACGGATGAAACTCCATGGAAACCTGTAACACCATTATTACCAATGCAAAAATCAGTGACAAAAGCAAAGAACATTAG ATTTTCTCCGAAGCCATCACCACTTGTTCTCCAACAAATGGAAGAAGACGAACGTAGAGCACATTCTCCAGGTCCGAAGATAAAGAAGTTGAACAGGATTTCAAGACGAACGGATGAGAAACAACCAAACCAACCAAAAAGCAAAAATGGCGATGGGAAAtttacaaatgaaaaaaatgccTTCCTTAATTCAgcgaaaagaaatatatacaaTTCGCCAAGAGCTGTTTTAGGCCGTACTAAAGAGTCACCACATTCCTCGCTTCTAAagaataaaatgaaaaagcTGAAatctaacattaaaaaaaacaaagatcaAAATCTGTCATGGTTCGATGCTGATAACATTTTCGGTTTTGATGGTTAG
- the LOC130644210 gene encoding cholesterol oxidase-like, whose product MGNCCGSDRPYMQYKYAPIAKSINQLKARYDVIVIGSGYGGAVAASRAARAGQKVCILEKGREWLPGDFPETMDETVKEICLIKYEDKKVLGHPSSLYQFNITKDITVMTSCGLGGSSLTDEGVSLDCKSKVFYDPVWPQIFREDFETFKTIDRSCAQEMLRPCPYPEEYPPLKRMNQMRSAINSINIIDVEDIHETFYRTPLNINFTDLPQNHVGVSQPACNGCGNCLAGCNTGAKNTLVTNYIQDAINYGAEVFVGVEAISLQKDYESYQWQVSYQQTGGSDKSEKVVQASFVFICAGPLGSTKILMQSREREFEVSDQLGKKFCGNGGLFGVSFRGKEQSFATGLRTGMYKRGKLPKGASQPPGPAVSSFIDIRKKRGGFMLQDVTVAGAFLPPYVVGSALSSGAMRKPDPFPHGQQWIQMLKSIGQNGVDNTLGLYCMTPDEADGEVAYEKETRQVYVKWNNDHHQRFYFSARTGLEEAIGSLGGNMGLSPKWSAQLGSDAITKHPLGGCPMGESGHYGVVDHMGRVFIGNTEDTYDGLFVVDSSIIPCALGANPSFTITCLAERCMRLIAENERWTIDYTLGVKGKGDQASTAL is encoded by the exons ATGGGAAATTGCTGTGGTAGTGACAGACCTTATATGCAGTATAAG tatgcCCCAATTGCAAAGTCAATAAATCAACTCAAAGCACGCTATGATGTTATAGTAATAGGATCTGGCTATGGTGGTGCAGTTGCTGCTAGCCGTGCTGCTAGAGCTGGACAAAAAGTTTGTATTCTTGAAAAAGGACGAGAATGGCTTCCTGGCGATTTTCCAGAAACTATGGATGAAACTGTAAAAGAAATATGTTTGATAAAATATGAAGACAAAAAAGTGTTAG gtcACCCGTCAAGTTTATATCAATTCAACATTACAAAAGATATTACAGTTATGACATCGTGTGGGTTGGGCGGTAGCTCCCTCACTGATGAAGGTGTTTCATTAGATTGTAAATCGAAAGTATTTTATGATCCAGTTTGGCCTCAGATATTTCGAGAAGACTTTGAAACCTTTAAAACAATTGACAGAAGTTGTGCACAAGAAATGCTAAGGCCTTGTCCTTACCCTGAGGAATATCCTCCATTAAAGCGTATGAATCAAATGAGAAGTGCAATCAATAGCATTAATATAATTGACGTAGAAGATATTCATGAGACATTTTACAGGACAccattaaatataaattttacagACTTACCACAAAACCATGTTGGCGTGTCACAGCCGGCTTGTAATGGATGTGGGAATTGTTTGGCTGGCTGTAACACAGGAGCAAAGAATACGTTAGTGACAAATTATATTCAAGATGCAATCAACTATGGTGCTGAAGTTTTTGTTGGT GTTGAAGCGATTTCGTTACAAAAAGATTACGAGTCCTACCAATGGCAAGTGTCTTACCAACAAACTGGTGGAAGTGATAAATCCGAAAAAGTGGTTCAAGCAAGTTTCGTGTTTATATGTGCTGGACCATTAGGTTCGACTAAGATATTGATGCAGTCTCGTGAAAGAGAGTTTGAAGTCTCAGATCAGTTGGGAAAAAAGTTTTGTGGAAATGGTGGTCTATtcg GTGTGAGTTTTCGTGGCAAAGAGCAATCATTCGCTACAGGTTTGAGAACTGGTATGTACAAACGTGGTAAACTGCCGAAAGGTGCTAGTCAACCTCCTGGCCCTGCAGTTTCCAGTTTTATCgacataagaaaaaaaagaggTGGCTTTATGCTACAAGATGTTACTGTTGCAGGAGCATTTCTGCCACCTTATGTTGTTGGATCTGCTCTTTCTTCTGGTGCTATGAGAAAACCTGACCCTTTCCCGCATGGCCAACAATGGATACAAATGCTTAAG AGTATCGGTCAAAATGGGGTGGATAACACTCTTGGTCTATATTGCATGACTCCTGACGAAGCAGACGGTGAGGTAGCTTATGAGAAGGAGACTCGACAAGTGTATGTCAAGTGGAATAACGATCACCATCAACGCTTTTACTTCAGTGCCAGAACTGGTCTCGAAGAAGCAATTGGTAGTTTGGGAGGTAATATGGGATTGTCACCAAAATGGTCAGCTCAGTTAGGATCAGACGCTATAACCAAGCACCCTCTTGGTGGTTGCCCGATGGGAGAATCTGGTCATTATGGTGTGGTAGATCACATGGGACGTGTTTTTATAG GTAACACTGAAGACACGTATGACGGATTATTTGTGGTTGATTCATCGATCATTCCGTGCGCACTTGGTGCAAATCCTTCTTTCACAATCACCTGTTTAGCTGAAAGATGTATGCGTCTAATTGCCGAAAATGAAAGGTGGACCATAGATTACACACTAGGG GTGAAAGGGAAAGGTGATCAAGCCAGTACAGCTTTGTAA